The genomic DNA GATGTAGTTAAAATGTAATTTAATGGACACTGTGAGTTTTGTGACTAGATGAAATTCATGAATATTTCCCATATATTTAGCAAGCGGCCCAATATTACTTTGTGACAAGATGACTATACAAATTTCTACAAATTTGGTTTATTTGGTTTAATCAGGATGTATATTTTGGATAACTACATTATTTTTGTATTCATCCTTTATATCCAGAAATTTGTATATTTACTTAGATGACTAGGAAAatttctagaacattctatattTACTTAGATTAATAGAGATTAGTATATTTACTTAGATGCCGTGGTCGTCCACACCTTGTCACGATGTTGTCCTCACTGAACATTTCCCATATATTTAGCAAGCGGCCCATATTACTTAGTGTTTTTTATCAAGATAATACTTAGTGAATTTGTATTCAATTGTTAGTTAAGATGAACCCGCGTGATGCAATGAATGATGAGCAGTTTCTAATGGATATGATTGCATCCGGTAGCACCACAGCTGTTTAAGGTGCCGACACTGGCGGTGATGCCGCCAATACCGACATATACCTCAATATGTAAGGTGGCGACGAAATTGATCAACCCAGAGATGCTGCTGATGACCAAGAAGCAAATGTATATATCTTAACATCGATTGTTTTGTTTTGAGTCGTACTTACAATGAGTAATTAATAaccatgaatatatatatatttttttgaagtcATCTGGATCATCACAGCAGGTCAAAAAAACAAAGCGATGCCCGACCAAGAAATTGGAAGGGCTATACATTATAACAGAAGTGGCTctagatggcgaaccgatcgctcctgAATCAGCCGCGAAGAAATATATCAGGCAATGCGGATGTCTAGtaagggaccacatcccgatcagcatTAGGTTATGGAAAGCCTACAATCCAAGCGAGCAAAGGAATGCGGTGCCTGAAAGAGAAAAGGAATGGCTTTGGAATGAGCTTAAGaagaacttcacggttccagctgaatcggAAGAATCAGctaagcgctggaccctgaccAAGATGGCCGAACAATTTCAGACCTGAGTTCACTGGAGACCTTGCAAAGTAGAAGGACCACTGGAATGCCTTTGTGGAAtataagtcttcagagcttgggatTCGAAACGTGGAAAAGGTCAAGGAAAATACATCTAAGAATGTATATCATCACACTTTAGGGCAAGGTGGCTACAAGCTGGCAAAACCAAAATGGGAGAAAATGGAGCAGGATTTGATTGACAAAGGTATCACACCTGCGACCATCAACTGGCCTGAATATTCAAAGAACTGGTATTATGCTCATGGTGGAACCTTGAACCCTGAGACTGGTGAGTGCATCTATGGCTTGAAAATTCAGCAAGCGGCCCATAGACTACAGGATGCCATACCAGCAGTTTCCCAAGGGACATTCCAGCCCAATAGAGAAAAGGAcaagctgacttacgcccttcaCAACCCAGAATATCCGGGCGTACAAGGGGCAAGGGAGTGGTTCTGTGGAAATTTGGTTTCTAAGATTACAtcgattcatatagaagccggcaaagaaggaaGAATGAGGAGCGAGAGCACTTGCAAAGGCTAGAGGAACAGCTCCTCTCGCACGATGAAAGAATGGCGGATGAGGTTAAACGCCAAGTGGCtttagcaatgagccagcagcagcaaccacaAGCGGTGCCTCTAGAGCCTAATGTCGACGCGGCCGGCCTATCTCAACGTAAAAGCAACTGCGCCTCCACGGGCCTCCCTACCGATACGGAAATCGCCTCTATTGATACGATGGCCCAGCAGCACTATCcggtggatgagatcacccagtgGACACCTTGTGTGCTTCAAACTTCCATTAAGAACTTAACGTTCACGGTTGCGTATGGTGCCGTCATGCCAAGCACACCAGGCGAGGTGTACAATGGGCAGGAGATCCCGGCTGGATATGCTAAAGTTGGCATCGAGGATGTGTGCAATGATTGGAAAAATCTCAAGCTCgatattcctggaggtgatggGGAGACAACACTAGCAGTACATCCTATGGAACAAGCAGTACATCATCTCAAGCCTACCGACCAGGGAtcaaggccggcatctccgcaaccCACTCATCAttcacctcctccgccaccgtctctATGACCTGCCCCAGAACAGTCTCCTTCATCTTCATCTCCTAGGCAGCCGTCGACTACTCCTGCTTCACCGCCATCTCCTGGctcacctcctccgccaccgccaaaGAAGCAAAAAAAGGAGCCAGAGAAGCAGTATAAACCACTGGACCCTACAAAATTAAGGTAATTTATTGGAATGTGCGAAACGAACAGGAGAAAGTTCATTGACAAACCGCTTTCGGACTACGATCCCTCGATTAAAAAATCATACGATCAGAGGAAATCAGGGTCGTCATCATCCGATGTTCCACAGCTCGGGGCCCAAAAGAAATAGTCAATAGAACCGCTAGTTGTTCTAAACCAGGAACAACAAGGCTTTCTAGGGTTCTTGTGATCATCAAAGCTCACTACTGATCAGATAACAGGGGCTTCGAATCAAGATCCAGATCCACAGACAGATTATCCGATAGCTCCTGTGGTGAAATGGCCATTTAAGGAGGGCACCAGCCTTGTCCCCCTAGATATTGTGCCTTTGCTTCCAATGCAAATACGAAGgctacatgacttgtacatgaaGGTGATGAGAGAGTGTAAATTCATGCAGGGTGCAAAGATTACAATGAAAATTTCTTTCGTGGAGAGGCCATCATATGGGTTGATTGGGAAGAAGTGTACCAACTATACCATCAGGactccctcgacatctctatcaTCACTTTGTAGCTTCTGTAAGTGTGTTCTTTAAATGTTGTTCATTATCATATATAACTAAGGAATATTATTACAAGTTCCAATAACCTATTGATTCCTTACTTCATTTTGTATCCCGTAGGATGGAGATTCAAATTTGTCAGAAAAAAAGGCTATTACCACATCGGCTTCGTCGACCCATCGATTGTGAATTGCAAGAATCTCTAGAGCAATCCTGCACAAACATTCTAAAACTTGTACAAGTACTTAGGCGTTCAACATTACAAGGCTTACATTCTATTTCCGTACAACTTTGCGTAAgtcttttctgccatgtaactATTTTAGTTCTATATAACTGAATTTTATTAACCCTACATGAAATCTTGCAGAGGTCACTAGATACTAATTGTCATATTTCCTGACAAGAGCTTAGCGGTTGTTATGGACACATTGCGGAGAGATCAAGATGAATACAAGGACATGACCGACATGTTGAACAAGTAATTAATTGTTGTCATACCACCTCAATCACCATTGCTTTGGAATCAATGACAACtatatttatttgttttggTTCATGTTCAGGATTTGGAAGAAATTCATTCGAAAGCATAGTGGCAATTTCAGCACTGAACTAAAGTGGAAGAAAAACTTTCCGGTACGGATGGGATTCTACTTTATTTGCATGTTCCATATCCTTTAGTATATATGAATACATTGATAGCTAATTATTTCTCTTAAAGTGTCGGAGGCAGGCGCAAGGAACTAATTTATGCACATACTATGTCTTAGAGAATGTCCATTGCCTAGTAGGTCCTCAAAAGACCTATTCCTCATGGCAGctggaagtaagtaaaaaactttatCAAAGTTGCATGCAACTCATTTTGTAAATTGTTGTAATTAATATTCTCACTTTTTCACAGCTCACTGCAATGTGAGACatactcataccagaggaaatGGTCCTGGCAATTCAAGAAGCCATGTGCGGATTTATTGTTCACGAGGTCCTGGACAAGACAggagaattctactatgatggcaCGTCAAACCTAGATAATAGGAGTACATATGATAAAATTAAGTAAAACTTTTGTTGCACTTTGTATGTAATtaagtatatatgtatgtatctgAGCATATCTACGTATgtgtatgtaaatatatatatgaactCCACTAATATAGATAAATGTATATATAGATATTTATTTACGTAATATTAGTCCTtaatatttatcatatatataggaattcttatatatatgataaatattgAGGAttaatattatttatatatatatactacgcTATTTAGCACGCTGGGTGCTAAATAAGTATCCAACGCACCAGGCCCCCCTCCCCATCTCGAGCTAAAATAAGCCGAAACCGGAAAATCTCTTTTTGAAACCGGAAAATTCTTCCAGAAACCGGAAAAAACACACGATAGGGAACCAAAACTGGAAAACGTATTCCCCAATCCGGAAAAGTATTCCCAAAACCGAAAATTTGCTATTTCAACAAAAAATCAACATTTTCAAACCGGAAAATGGTGCTTGTAATTAGAAAATTACCTAGTGTTGAAACCAGAAAAGATATTTCTCAAACCGGAAAATAGTTATCTCAACCAAAAAAAACATGCCACACCTTTGGACAGAGAATCCAAACCGGAAAATTGTTATCTAAAACCGAAAAATTACCCGAAATAGGCTGAAACAGCAAAACAAAGATCCCATAATCGGGAACGTGCAAGTTATTTTAACCGAAAAATCAAAATTTTTCAGTTTGGGCCTAATTTTCCGGTCAGGTCCTTTTACTTTTTCGGTTGCCTAAATTTTCTTGTCTCATAGCCTAATTTTCGGTTAGGATTTTTTAATTTACCGGTTGCAGGAAGGATGGCCCTGACTCAGCTAGatttttcggtcacatagaccTAATTCGGGTTTGAACCCCTTAATTTTCCGGTCGAAGGATGAATAGCCATGGTGGAGCTAAATTTTTCGGTCACGTAGATCTATTTCCGGTATGAACCTCTTAATTTTCCGATTGCGGAATGGATACTTATCTCTTTCCAGTTTGAAGAAAAATTTTCTGGTTTTGGGatcacatttttctgattttacgGTTGGGGGAGGGGCGCTGAATAACTTATTCAGCACCCTGTGTGCTAAATAGAGAATGTAAAATATTAAGgactaatattatatatatatatatattagtgcaGTTCATACTCCACTTAAATTTCAatacaaaattgaatttgaaatggaaaagaaagaacccaaaagaaacataaaaaaaCGGGGGCCTTTGGTCCCCGTTGGCAACACCCCTGGTTTGTGTTGCCAACAGGGACCAAAGGTCTCCATTTGTCCCGGATGTCTGATCCGGGACGAAAGGGTACCCCTTTTTGTCCCGCCTTGGCGATCTCGGTTgcgaaaccgggacaacaggggttttccaaccgggacaaataagcctttttgtagtagtgtccaTCACCTTTGTTCTTCCTCTGTGTGCTTTTTCTACTCATGTTTAGGGCGCAGAGAAAAGGGGGGAGTGCCCTTCCTGTGGTTTCTGTGTTGTGCTAGAATTGGGCAGCTAGGATTTTGGGGAGAGGTTCATTAGCTCAAGATTTCCGTAAGGACTACTCCCCTATATATATAGTCACAGCACCAAGGGGGACATCTCCTTTTTGGGGTCTTCTAGGGCTCTCCAATCAAGAGCCCAAGTCCAATTTGAACTTGTACATTAATAGCTTTAGTCAGCAGATTTTTATCTTAATGATAATGTCACTGCCAACATAATCAACCCAACAACCTCTGCTCCCGGACATGTACCACAGATGCTGATCTCAACATTCCTCCTCTGTTCTTGGCGCCTCTGGAACCACAGACACGGGGTGGTCTTCCGCGGAGAGACTCCGAGTTTAGACAGACTGCTCCAGCTTGCCAAGAAGACGGCAGACTCTAGAGGCACCGCATCCCGTCGACGCAAATGCTCATCGCTGACACCTGGAGCTCTTTGTTTAGAATGCAATCATCCATCCTGTACCCCTGTTTTTAATCTCTGTGCCGAGGCACAACTGTTGTACCCTCTGGTGCTTGCACCGTCCATTACCGGCTTCTGCCGGGATCAGTGGTAAAAATCTCAGGTGGggataccccccccccccccccccaacaaaaTATCCTCGCAAAGCAGCATCTGCGGCAGTGGCGCAAGGGCTCACCGCGATGGAGTGAAGCCAGGCCGAGGAGGCGCGGCTGCGCAGGGCCAGCacgggggctcggcggcggcaaggtACACGAGGAGGCGCGGCAGGCCTCAGTGGCACAGGCGCAAGCCGGCCATGGTGGCGCGGCCGACCTCGGCTTCctgggctcgcggcggcgcggccggcgggcgcaAGCAGGTGGGGGCGCGGCTAGTCTCGGCTCCCCGGGCTTTTGGTGGTGCGGGCGCGGGCCGTCCCCGTGCTGGGCCCTGGCTCGCATCCTCGGCAGCGCAGCAGGGGCTCACGGCAGAGCAGACATGGGTCATTCGGTGTAAACCGACTGTTCGGTTCGGTTCAATCGGTGCCAGCTAAGTTAGGTGTGGGAGGAAATGAAAAGAGGAAATTGGTCCCGTATCACTGAAAGATCATGGTTTTCGGAAAATATCACTGAAAGACTGTGCCTATGTGAAATACCATTGGAAGTTTCAAACGTTAACTGAAAATACCAGTCTGAGTTTTTAGCATCAGCTCTGTTAACTTGGACAAATATATTTCATCACAAAAACTTGGACAAATATTCCCCCAAATCGTTACTGCACACAAGAAACAAGGCGAAGGCATATGTCAAGAGGAAGATGAAGTCATCTGTCCAGGTGCATGCGGAAGAGCTCCCCGAGGAGATGTATGCAGATGCTAATGCTTTCCCGCTCATCAGGAGACCGTCGGGGGTGTCCATCCGGCACGCGGTGTGGCAGTTCCTGGGCCCcggctccctcgccgcgccgggcTTCATGCGGCCGACGTTTGACCAGGCGGGGTCCAGGGCTGCCGAGCTGGTCCGCAGCGCACCGTACTGAGCAGGGTCGCGTCGGCGCTGCCCCTGGTAGATCTCCTGGTGAATCGCGCCAACTAATTCTTGAATAATTATCGAACCCCAACCATCTCGTCTGATCTGAACAACTGATTGAACATCTCAGGTCAACGTCGTCCAAGTCGGAGATCATGCAGCAGAGCAGGAGATCCTTCCTGCTCGGCGCCGACGAGATCCGGTCACATTCTCGAACAGAGCGGAGCAGTCAGCCATGGCGAGTCGCCCTAACTGCCGAGCACCTACGTCGCCGTCTCGTCCCTGGCGTGGGCGTCCATCGCCCGGGCGACGCCCGCCATGCTCGACGCCGACTACGCCCAATGGTGAACGCGGACTGCCGCAGCGACCTGCGCCAGCCACTCGGCGACGGCTTCTTCGGGACCTGCGTCAAGGCGTGCTACGCgcaggccggcgggcggcgcgggcggcctgTGCGGCGAGGCTGGCGTCGCGCGCGCCACCGCGACCATCCAGGGCGCTATCCGCGCGTACTTGGAGGAGCCTGAGGGCGGCCCCGCTGTCGGACGCCGAGGGGTGGGTGGCGGCGTATGGCGCCGTCCCAGGCGCCCAGCCTCCTAGAGGCACAAATGACATGTCTTGTTGGCCAATGAGGTGAAAAATCGGGTTTTGATGAACAAAATTTAATGGTCTCATATTTTCAGCTAAGGTTCGGAACTTTTAGTGGTATCTTACGTGGACGCACTCTTTCAGGGTTTGTTCGGTTGCATATGGTTTTATTCCGGATCCGGAATGATAGAAAGAATATGAGATATAACAAGAGACCCGGATTTATTCCGGATCGAAAACTGGTTGCAACAAAATAAACTCACAATAGATACAATAAGAGACCCGGAATCAATCCATGAGCCTAGAAATGATGAATGAATCCGGGTCTTTTGTTATATCTAT from Panicum virgatum strain AP13 chromosome 7N, P.virgatum_v5, whole genome shotgun sequence includes the following:
- the LOC120683005 gene encoding uncharacterized protein LOC120683005, with translation MKSSVQVHAEELPEEMYADANAFPLIRRPSGVSIRHAVWQFLGPGSLAAPGFMRPTFDQAGSRAAELVRSAPSTSSKSEIMQQSRRSFLLGADEIRSHSRTERSSQPWRVALTAEHLRRRLVPGVGVHRPGDARHARRRLRPMVNADCRSDLRQPLGDGFFGTCVKACYAQAGGRRGRPVRRGWRRARHRDHPGRYPRVLGGA